The DNA region GATACTCAATCGCTTTTTCCGAAACATATTTGTGGCTGGTGCCGTGGAATCCGTACAGGCGTATTTTATGTTTTTTGAAAAGTGTTTCCGGAATTGCGTATCTATAGGCATATTCAGGAATGCTTTGGTGAAATGCAGTATCGAAAATAGCAGCTTGTTTAGCCTTTGGGAAAACCGTTTCGGCTACTTTAATGCCTTCAAAGTTGGCAGGGTTGTGCAAAGGTGCTAAACTCGACAAGTCATTAATCTGCTCTTTTACTATGGAGTTGATTTCGGTGGTTTTATCAAACAATGCCCCGCCTTGTACCACACGATGCCCAACAATATCGATATCGTCTTTAGACTTGATGATTCCGGTTTTGGAGTCCAGTAACTGTTTAGATAATAATTTTAGTCCTTTTTTATGGGTTAAAATAGGGGTTTCTACCTCTATACAGTCATCGGCGGTTTTATAAACAAATCGGGCATCGTTCATGCCAATGCGCTCAATTAACCCCGAACAAAGAATTTGTTCTTCTGGCATTGAAAACAATTGAAATTTTATGGATGAACTTCCTGAGTTTAGAACAAGTACTTGCATGTTTAGAGATCTTGGGCTTGAATAGCGGTTATAATTACGGTGCTGTAAATGTCATCTGCCGTACAGCCACGGCTTAAATCGTTGACGGGTTTGTTAAGGCCTTGCAGCATAGGGCCAATGGCCAATGCCCCAGTTTCTCGTTGCACGGCTTTATAGGTGTTGTTCCCGGTGTTAAGGTCTGGAAAAATTAAAACACTGGCTTGTCCGGCAACTTCAGAGTCTGGAAGTTTGCTTCTGCCAATGCGTATATCAACAGCCGCATCATACTGAATGGGGCCTTCAATTTTTAGTTCGGGGGCTTTTTCTTTAGCTATTCGTGTGGCTTGACGCACTTTATCAACATCTTCCCCTTTTCCAGATGTGCCCGAAGAATACGATAACATGGCCACTTTGGGTTCTACTCCAAAATTTAGTGCCGTTTGCGCTGAAGAAATTGCAATTTCTGCTAGCTGTTCGGCATTGGGGTTAGGGTTGATGGCGCAATCGCCAAAAATAGATACGCGGTCTTCCAAGCACATGAAGAATACCGAAGAAACAATATTTACACCAGGTTTGGTTTTTATAAACTGTAAAGCCGGACGTAAAGTGTGGGCGGTGGTATGCACAGCACCCGATACCATACCGTCGGCATGCCCTTTATGAATCATCATAGTGGCAAAGTAAGATACATCGGCCATGGCATCTCTGGCCATGTCTAGGTTTACGTTTTTATGTTTTCTGAGCTCATAAAAGGTGTTAACGTAGTCTTCAAAATGAGGAGAATGGGTGGGAGATACCACATTAACGTCTTCTAAATTTAATGGGATATCTTGTTTTTCTATGATTTCTCTAATTTTATCCTTTTCACCGATTAAGGTTAAATCGACCACGTGTGCATGTATTAATCTTGCAGCGGCTCGCAAAACACGCTCGTCGTAGCCTTCGGGTAAAACAATGTGCTTTTTGTCTTTTAAAGCTCGTTGAAGCAGATTGTATTGGAACATTCTCGGAGTAAAAATACCCGATTTGTGTGTAATGAGATCGTTAGCTAATTTATCGGTATTAATATGTTTTTCGAAAGTTTCAATAGAGGTGTTTATCTTTTCGATGTTTTCGGCGTAAATCCTCGATTTTATTTTTCCGATGGTATTGGTAGTTGAAAACGTACCGCTTTTTACACTAATGATGGGCACTACACTTGAAAGTCCTTCAATGAGGCGTAAAATAGGATCTTCCGGAATCAATCCACCAGTTAAAACGATACCTGATATTTTAGGATAGTTTTTAGAAATATTGGCTTGAAGTGCTCCTAAAATAATATCGGCACGATCGCCAGGTGTAATGACTAAGGCATTTTCTTTGAGGTGGATTAAGTAGTTGCGCAATTGCATAGCACCAACACTATAGCTTTCGGCTTGGTTGTTAATCATGTCCTTGCCAAAAAGGAGTTCGCCGTTAAGTGTTTTTACGATTTCTTTGATGGTTGGGCTGGCCAAACTGCCAATTTTTGGAATAACGTTAATATCGGTGTCTTCGTTAATTCTTGACTTCAAAAGAGTTTTTAAAGACGAAATATCTTCAGGGTTTATTTTGTTGGCCATTATGGAAAGCACGTCCACCTCTTCTTTAAAAGCATCGTGCGCCAATTGTACGTGGTCAACAACTTCGGATACCGTTTTGCCGTCGCCTTGGCAAACAATAATAACGGGAAGTCCCAGGTTTTTTGAAATCAGCAAGTTGATATCTAGCTCTATACTGGAGTTTTCATGGGAGAAGTCGGTGCCTTCAACCAAAACAAAATCAAAATGCTCTTCAAGATATTTGTATTTTTTAATGATTTCGTCGATAACATCGCCAGCTTTACCTTTATTATAAAGGTTTAATACTTCGTTTCGCGTAAAAGCAAAGGTTTTTTTGTAGTTGAGGTCAATTTCAAAATGGGAAATAACGGTGCTTATATGGTTGTCCATTTCGCCATCTTCGGTGTCCTCAATAATGGGCCTAAAATAGCCTACTTTGGCCGTTTTGCCCAAAAGCATGCGCATTAAGCCCAGAACAATTACCGATTTTCCGCTGTTGGGCTCTAGTGTGGCTACATAAATTCCTTTACTCATTGTTATTAGTTTTTATTTGAAAACAACATTTTATTTACTTGTTGTTGCAAAATTAACAAGTGCGTTTTGGGTTATTAATGATAAATATCATACTTGAACTTAGTTGGAAGTTAAATCTCTAAAAAGCGACTCTAGGCTTGCGTTTTTTTGATTGAGCTGAAGAATTTTTAATTGGTTGTCGTGTGCAAAATCAAAAACATGCGAGCGCATATCTTCTGCGGTTTTAAAAGTGATTTCGTAAACAAACCCATAGGTGTTCGCTACTTGTTTTACTTTAGGTAGATTTAGCAAAAAGGCATCCTCAACCCGATAATCGAACTCTACAATTACCACTTGCTCTTTTTCGTCGCGTAAATCTTTCAGTTTTTTGTCGGCCACAATTTCACCTTTGTTTATAATGATAACGCGGTCGCACATGGCCTCGACTTCCTGCATAATATGGGTAGAAAGGAAAACGGTTTTTGTTTTTCCGATGGATTTTATCAAATTCCTAATATCGATAAGTTGGTTTGGGTCAAGTCCTGTGGTGGGTTCATCTAAAATCAATACATCAGGATCGTGCAACAATGCATTTGCCAAACCTACCCGCTGGCGATAGCCTTTTGAAAGCTGACCAATTTTTTTATGGGCCTCGGGAGTAAGTCCGGTGAGTTCAATAACCTCTTCTATGCGGTTTTTGCCCACGCCGTAAATATTCGCGTTAAACGTTAAGTACTCTTTTATAAATAAATCTAAATAAAGCGGATTGTGCTCCGGTAAGTAGCCCACACTTTGCTGAACTTGTTTGGTATTTTGGCTTACATCGTGGCCATTTACCTTGGTTTTTCCCGTATCAGCATTTAGGTAAGTGGTCAAAATTTTCATCATAGTCGATTTTCCAGCGCCGTTAGGCCCTAAAAAACCCACTATTTCTGGTTTTTCAATCGTAAAGGATACATTGTTCAACGCTTTTTGTTTTCCGTACAGTTTTGAAACGCCAACGACTTCAATAGACATATTTAAAATTGTTTCTTCAAAAATAATGATTATCTAACGTAAAGTAGCGTTTACCTAAAAATCTTTAAAACTTTTAAAAAATGTACAAAAAAGATTTTATTGTGTTTTTATTTCTTAAAATAATATTTACTTTAGCGGCGTAATTATGACAACAACAGTTTATTATACATATTTTAACAACTATTTCTTTTTTAGCGGAAGAAACGAGGCGTTGTATGTATAATTTATAAGCATAAATTTGAATATGAGTCTCGATGAAAATCGGGACTTTTTTTTGTCAACAAGTGGTTGAAATTTTTAAACTGAATATTAAAATAAATAAAAGAAAACTGTGATAAAAAAGGTGGCCATACAGGGTATTAAAGGGTCTTTTCATCATATTGTGTCGCAGCAATTTTTTGAAAATCCGGTAGACTGTATCGATTGTTTAACCTTCGATAGGGTAGTGGATTCTTTAATAACGGCTGAAAGCGATGCGGCGGTAATGGCGCTTGAAAATTCTATTGCAGGCTCGATAATACCAAACTATGCCCTTATCGATAAGTTTAAGTTGCATATTGTTGGTGAGCATTATTTGGATATTCAGCATAATTTAATGGCGTGGCCGGGGCAAAGGATAGACGATATTAAAGAAGTGTATTCGCACCCTATGGCGTTGTTGCAGTGTAAGGAGTTTTTTAAACAGTATCCGCACATTAAATTGGTTGAGGATAAGGATACCGCTGAAGTGGCCGAACGCATCCGAAAGCAGGAATTAAAAGGCATCGGTGCCATTGCCAGCGTCACCGCAGCAGAGATTTTCGAGTTGGATATTTTGGCTCACAGCATTCAAACCATAAAGCACAACGAAACCCGTTTTGTAATTGTAAAACGTGTAAATTCTGAAGTGCCCGAAAACGAAATCAATAAAGCGTCGGTTAAGTTCGAGGCCAACCACAAACGAGGTAGTTTAGCGGCTATTTTAAACGTAATGAGCGATTGCCGATTGAATTTAACCAAAATCCAATCGTTACCCATTGTTGAAACCCCTTGGAAATACGCCTTTTTTGTTGATGTAACATTCGAAACGTACAACGATTTCAAAAAAGCAAAATCGTTGATAGATATAATGGCCGAAGGCTTTAAAGTTTTAGGTGAATATAAAAACGCCAAGTTATGATAGAGGTAGCTAACAGGTTACAGACCGTTGAGGAATACTACTTTTCTAAAAAGTTGAGGGAAGTAAATTTGCTGATTGCAAACGGTAAGCCCGTAATCAATTTAGGTATTGGTAGCCCCGATTTACAACCACCACAAAAGGTGATTGATGCGATAATGGACAGTTTTAAAAACCCTTCCGCACACAAATACCAAAGCTACCAAGGTTTACCGGAGTTGAGGGATGCCATGGCCAAATTCTACAAACTGAACTTTTCGGTGAATTTAAGTCAGGCTACCGAAATACTGCCTTTAATGGGCAGCAAGGAAGGCATCATGCACATTTCCATGGCTTATTTAAATGAAGGCGATGAGGTGTTGATTCCTAATCCGGGATACCCCACTTACCAATCGGTAACGAAATTGGTGGGAGCCAAAGGTGTTTTGTATGAATTGGACGAAGCCAATAATTGGCTGCCCGATTTCGAAGCTTTGGAAAAACAAGATTTAAGCAAAGTGAAGTTGATGTGGGTAAATTACCCGCACATGCCAACGGGCGCCAACCCCACCGAAACCTTGTTTGAAGATTTAGTGGCTTTTGCGAAGCGTAACAATATTTTAATTGTAAACGATAACCCGTATAGTTTCATTTTGAACAATTCGCCAAAAAGCATTTTAAGTGTTGAAGGCGCCAAAGAGGTTTGTTTAGAGCTTAATTCGTTGAGCAAAACCTTCAATATGGCTGGGTGGCGTGTAGGTATGGTGGTTGGCGATAGCACCCATATCAGCAATATTTTAAAAGTAAAAAGTAATATGGACTCGGGTATGTTTTACGGCATACAAAAAGGAGCGATTGAGGCTTTAAAATGTTCAAACATGTGGTTTGCCACGTTGAACAATGTGTACCAAGAGCGTCGTCAATTGGTTTGGAAACTGGCCGATGCACTTAATTGCACCTACGACAAAAATGCCTCTGGGTTATTTGTTTGGGCCAAGTTGCCAGCATACTTAAAGTCTGAAGAATTTATAGATTTGGTGTTAAAGGATAACCACATTTTTATTACACCGGGAACTATTTTCGGAACAAAAGGCGAGGGCTATATTAGGTTTTCGTTATGTGCCCCAACCGAAGTTTTGGAAGAAGCTATTGAAAGAGTAAGTTAAGAATGAAAAATATATACGCAATAGGAGTTGGATTAATAGGCGGAAGCTTGGCTATCGACATCAAAAAGAATGACCCCAGTGTGGTGATTCACGGTGTGAGCAGAAAAGAGTCGACGCTCGATGAAGCTTTGCGACTAAAGCTAATCGATAAAAAAGCAACTTTAGATGATATCGAGCATGCCGATTTGGTCATCATCTCCATTCCTGTTGACGCCACTGTAAAATTGTTGCCAACAATTTTGGATAAAATCCCAGATACTGCGTTGGTGGTCGATGCGGGGTCAACAAAAGTTGATATTTGCAGGGCGGTGGAGAATCATCCAAAACGTAGAAACTTTTTGGCGATGCATCCCATAGCAGGAACGGAGCATTCGGGACCAAGTGCAGCCATGGAAGGCCTTTTTGTTGGAAAGACCAATATAGTTTGCGAGGTAGAAAAAACCACTTTCAAACTACAGGAAAAGGCATTGAAGTTGTTCACCGATATCGGAATGCGCATCCGTTACATGAACCCAGAAGCACACGATAAACATATCGCTTACGTGTCGCACCTATCGCATATCAGTTCGTTTATGTTGGGCAAAACGGTGATTGAAAAGGAAAAAAACGAACGCGATATTTTCGATATGGCGGGAAGTGGATTTGCATCAACGGTGCGTTTGGCAAAAAGTTCGCCCGAAATGTGGACGCCGATTTTCCGACAGAATAAAACGAACGTTATTGAAACGTTAGACGAGTACATCTCCAACCTGTCGCATTTTAAGGAGATGATGGAACAAGATGATTTTGAAGGCGTTTTTAACGAAATGAAAAACACAAATCATATAAAAGATATTTTAAACGGAATACATTAACAGCAAATACCAATATTTAAAATCCTAAATTCCAACTGTAGATTTTGGGATTTGGAATTTAAAAATTGAATTTTTATTAGAATTATGGAAAACACAAAAGAAATGAGAGCATGGTTAGATGATTTAAAACTAGATCATCCATTAGTAGTAGCAGGACCATGTAGCGCCGAAACCGAAGAGCAGGTTTTAAAAATAGCCCACGAGCTAAAAGATACCGATGTAAACTATTTTAGAGCTGGTATCTGGAAACCAAGAACCCGCCCAGGAAACTTTGAAGGCGTTGGAGCATTAGGATTGAAGTGGTTGCAAAAAGTAAAGGCCGAAACTGGTATGAAAGTATGTACCGAGGTGGCTAATGCAGCACATGTAAAATTGGCTTTAGAGCACGATATCGATATGCTTTGGATTGGAGCGCGTTCAACCGTGAGCCCTTTCATTATGCAAGAAATCGCCGATGCGCTTGAAGGTACCGATAAGCCTGTATTAATCAAGAACCCAGTAAACCCAGATCTGTCTTTGTGGTTGGGAGGTATTGAAAGAATCTACTCTTCGGGAGTTAAAAATATTGGAGCGATCCACAGAGGATTCTCTACTTACGAAAAAACCAAATACAGAAACAACCCAGAATGGCAATTGGCTATCGAGTTTCAAAATAAATTCCCAGACATTCCTTTAATTAACGATCCGTCGCACATTACAGGAAAACGCGATATGATATTTGATGTGTCGCAAACGGCATTGGATTTGAATTTCGATGGATTAATGATTGAAACCCACTACGATCCAGATAATGCTTGGAGTGATGCTTCACAGCAGGTAACACCACAAGCATTGGTTCAAATCATGAAAGATTTGAAAATTAGAAAAGAGACTGATTCTGAAGCAGACTACAATAAAGCTTTAGGGCTTTTAAGAGCGCAGATTGATGTGGTTGATAACCAAATTATTGATTTGTTAGGTAAACGAATGAAAGCAGCCGATGGCATTGGAACTCTTAAAAAAGAGAAAAACGTAGCGGTTTTACAGTCTAAGCGTTGGAACGAAATTTTAGGTAAAATGGTATTGGAAGGTGAGCAGCACGGTTTAAGTGAAGAGTTCATTTTAAAAATGTTCAAAGCCATTCACCAAGAATCTATCAATCACCAAGAGAAGATTATTAACGGATAATAATTTTCTGTAAAACTAAAAAAGCCTCGCAATCACGAGGCTTTTTTAGTTTCCGAAAAAAGTGTTACTGTTTATTTCGTTTAAAAATATATCGGGTTATAAAAATACCTTGGTTATCACCTTTTCCAGCACTTTCAACTGCACTGGTAACAAAAGCTAGTTCCCATCCTTCGGCAATCATGGTGTTGATTTTTGAAGTAATTATAGCATCATTGGCAGCAATGTTTTGAAATCTAATCCCGCCAATGTTAAAGAAGTTTAGTAGTTTGGTTTCATCAAAGTCCTTTACCCTAATTTCGCCCCTGTCAGATTTATTTCGTGAATTGTCATCTTCGGTTTGGGTTGTGGTAAATTCTTTGTAATTTTTCTCTTCGTTGGCGCTAATTATTCTTGAGCGCCCTAAGCCATTCGGTACTATAGATTCTACACTCGTTACAACTTTGTACTCCACTTGTGCATGGGTTTCAATAAAAGAAAATAAAGAAACAGTTAATAAAATTAAAATTTTTTTCATGTTGTTGATTTTTGATTTGAAATTAAGCTTCAAATATATGTGCATTCGTACAAAAAAAATAATTATTTTGAATTACTTTTGAAAAAAATATGACGGGACGCGTTTATAAATCTACAGGAAGTTGGTACACGGTAAAAACCGAGTTGGGTAAAACGTACGAGTGCCGCATAAAAGGAAAATTCCGCATAAAAGGTATAAAAAGCACCAATCCCATTGCTGTTGGTGATGTAGTAGATTTTGAGTTGGAAGTGGACAACAACCAAGAATCTGGCATTATCCATCACATTCAAGACCGAAAAAATTATATCGTCCGCAAATCGGTGAACCTGTCCAAACAAACCCACGTTATTGCTGCTAATTTGGATATGGTTTTTTTGATGATAACCATAAACAATCCGCCCACCTTAACCAGTTTTATTGACCGATTTTTGGTCACGGCCGAAGCTTATTCAGTAAAAACCGTTTTGCTCTTCAATAAAATAGACGCCTACGATCAAGACACTCTAGATGAAGTGCGTTATTTGGCGCATGTTTACAGAAAAATTGGCTATGAGTGTATTGGGGTTTCGGCTAAAACAGGAAAAAATGTCGATAAGGTAAAAGCCTTGATGCAGGATAAAGTGAGCATGTTTTCAGGGCATTCGGGTGTGGGGAAATCGACCTTGGTCAATGCCATTGAACCCAATTTAAACTTAAAGACCAAAGAAATTTCGTCCCAACATATGCAAGGGCAACATACTACAACCTTTGCCGAAATGTTCGATTTAAGTTTCGGAGCCAAAATTATCGATACGCCAGGTATAAAAGGATTTGGCATTGTGGATATGGACAAAGAAGAAGTGGGCGATTATTTTCCAGAGTTTTTTGCACTAAAGCAAGATTGTAAATTCAACAATTGTTTGCACATCAACGAACCCAAGTGTGCTGTTAAAAATGCCTTGGAAGAAGGCGAAATAGAATACACTAGATACCGCAGTTATTTGCAGATTATTGAAGGCGAAGACGAACATTACAGAACTGATATTTGGGATAAAGAATAAATGAAAGTAGTTATACAAAGAGTAACAAAAGCCAGCGTTACCATTGAAGGGCAAAAAGTAGCTTCAATCAACAAAGGGTTATTGATCTTATTGGGAATAGTAAACGAAGATACAACCGAAGACATCAAATGGCTATCGAACAAAATAGCGAATCTCCGTATTTTTAATGACGAAAACGGGGTGATGAACCAATCTATTAAAGAAACCAACGGAGATGCCATTGCGGTGAGTCAGTTTACACTGTATGCGGCCACCAAAAAAGGCAATCGTCCTAGTTATATAAAAGCGGCCAATCCCGATGTGGCCATTCCGCTGTACGAGGCCTTTGTAAAACAACTTGAATCCGATTTGGGCAAAACCGTGCAAACGGGAGAATTTGGTGCAGATATGAAAGTGGAACTTTTAAACGACGGTCCTGTAACCATCATTATCGATTCTAAAAATAAAGAATAATGGCTTCTGTTTTTGGGCACGGTGCGGTTGGTTTTACTTTGGCCAAAATATTGGACAATAAAAATTCCAAATGGTTGCTACTGGCCGCAATATTTTCAACCATTCTTCCAGATTTTGATGTTATCGGTTTTCAATTGGGCATCCATTACGAGCACCTTTTAGGGCATCGCGGGTTTACCCATTCCATTGTTTTTGCCTTGATTTGGGCTCTCATTCTCATGTTTTCCTTTGGAAAAAATAATAGGGCATTGTGGTTTACCATTATTTTTCTATCTACATTATCGCACGGTTTATTGAGTGCGATGACTTCAGGGGAAAGGGTGTTGGGGGCTTAATTCCTTTTGATAATGGTCGCTATTTTTTTCCCGTTTCGAGAGATTCAAGTGCCGCCCCTTGGCGTGGAACGGTTTTTTCTTCTCGAGGAGTAAAAGTGCTTTTTAGCGAATTAAAGTATATTTTTGTTCCTTGTATAATCATTCTAGTAACTTCTTTAATTATAAAAATACAATGGAGATTAAAAACGCACAAATAGTAGTTGACGATTGGATTAAAAACCATGGCGTTCGTTACTTCAACGAACTCACCAACATGGCTCAGCTTACCGAAGAAGTGGGCGAAGTGGCGCGAATTATCGCGCGGCGTTACGGCGAGCAAAGTGAAAAGGAAAGCGACAAAGACAAAGATTTAGGTGAAGAACTGGCCGATGTACTTTTCGTGGTGCTGTGCCTGGCCAACCAAACGGGAGTAGATCTTCAGGCTGCTTTCGATAAGCGAATGGACAAAAAAGCTAAACGCGACCACGATAGGCACCATAATAACCAGAAATTGAAATAATTTATAATTATATTTGACGCTTCTAATTTTAGAAGCGTTTTTTAATATTATAAAATGAATATCACTCTTCATAAATCCGAAATCACAAACCGTCAATCTGAAGTTACCATAACGGGCTCAAAAAGCGAATCGAACCGATTGTTGCTTTTGCAGGCTTTGTATCCAGAGTTTAAACTCGAAAATGTTTCAAATTCTGATGATAGTAACTTAATGACCAACGCACTGTCTTCCGAAGAAAAAATAGTCGATATCCACCATGCCGGGACGGCCATGCGTTTTTTAACGGCTTATTTTTCTATTCAGGAAGGTCGCGAAACCATTTTAACAGGCTCCAAACGCATGAAAGAACGCCCTATTAAAATTTTGGTTGAGGCTTTAAAAGAATTGGGTGCAGACATCAGTTACGAAGAAAACGAAGGGTATCCACCTATAAAACTTCAAGGTAAAAAGCTGACTAAAAATAAAGTGTCCTTACAAGCCAATGTGAGCAGCCAGTACATTTCGGCCTTGTTGCTAATTGCTTCGAAATTAGAAAATGGCATTGAGCTAACCCTTCAAGGCGAAATCACTTCAGTACCATACATTAAAATGACTTTAGCTTTGTTGGATGAAATTGGAATAGAATCCTCATTTATTGGCAATACTATTATAGTAAAACCAACAACCAACAACCAGCAACCAAAAACTTTAACAGTTGAATCAGACTGGTCATCAGCATCCTACTATTTCAGCATTGTGGCGCTTTGCCAACCCAGTACGGAAATTACCTTGTCGTCGTACAAAGAACATTCACTTCAGGGCGATTCATCGTTGGTAGAAATTTATAAGCATTTTGGGGTGTCCACCATTTTTAATGGTAATTCCATGACCTTGAAAAAGGAGGGAAATGAAGTAAAGCCATTGGCATTAGATTTGGTTAACGCACCCGATATCGCGCAAACCATCGCGGTAACTTGTTTTGCTTTGGGAATATCTTGCGATTTAACCGGGCTTCATACTCTAAAAATAAAAGAAACTGATAGGTTGGTGGCTTTAAAAACTGAAATTGAAAAATTAGGAGGTGAGGTTGAAATTACCGATAAATCCCTGCACCTTTCAGCTTCAAAAACCATTAAAGAAATGGTGCCCATCGCCACTTATAACGACCACAGAATGGCTATGGCTTTTGCACCTTTGGCGTTAAAAACCAATTTAATTATTGAAGATGCCATGGTGGTTTCAAAATCCTATCCTACGTTTTGGGATGATTTAGAGTCTATAGGTTTCCAAATTAGCAAATAATAATCGCTTATTTACTTGACAACCCCTGTGTTGAGATTGTATATTTGCAACTTTCTAAAAATATAATACATGAAATTATCAAACTTTGGGTTCGATTTACCGAACGAATTATTAGCAGAATACCCGGCGGAAAATAGAGATGAATCGCGCTTAATGGTTTTAAACCGAAAGGAACAAACCATCGAGCATAAAATGTTTAAGGATTTAATCGACTATTTTAACGAAGATGACGTATTGATTCTGAATAACACCAAAGTATTTCCTGCCAGATTATACGGGAACAAAGAAAAAACAGGGGCTAGAATAGAAGTATTTTTATTGCGCGAGCTTAACGAAGAACAACGTTTGTGGGACGTATTGGTTGATCCAGCCCGAAAAATTAGAATTGGTAATAAATTATACTTTGGTGACGACGAAACTTTAGTGGCCGAGGTTATTGATAACACCACTTCGCGTGGACGTACCTTACGTTTTTTATATGACGGATCGTACCGCGAGTTCCGTTTAAAGTTGAACGAACTTGGGGAAACACCGCTTCCTAAATACATTAAAAGAGATGTAGAGCCAGAAGATGAAGACCGTTACCAAACCATTTTCGCAAAAAATGAAGGTGCCGTAGCAGCGCCAACAGCAGGCCTTCACTTTTCAAAACATTTGTTGAAGCGATTGGAAATTAAAGGTATTAACTTTGCCGAAGTAACGCTTCACGTTGGTTTAGGGACTTTTAACCCAGTTGAGGTTGAAGATTTATCAAAACACAAAATGGACAGCGAAGAGCTGAAAATTGACGAAAAAGCGGTTCAAACTGTAAATAAGGCCATTCAGGAAAAACGTCGCGTTTGTGCCGTTGGTACTACAGCGATGCGTGCCATAGAAAGTGCCGTTTCATCAAACGGGATGCTAAATGAATTTGAAGGTTGGACCAACAAATTTATTTTCCCTCCTTACGATTTCAGCATTGCCAACTGTATGGTAACCAATTTCCATACACCAAAATCAACATTGTTGATGATGGTTTCTGCCTTTGCAGGTCACGATTTTATAAAACGAGCCTATGAAGAAGCAGTAAAAGAAAAATACAAATTCTACAGCTACGGCGACGCGATGTTAATTTTATAATTCGTAGTCAATCAGAATTTATAAAACAAAGGGCTGTCTTAAAATATAAGGCAGCCTTTTCTTATTTTTGCACACGCATGGAAACTAAGAAAAAAGACATACGGGCATTAACCAAAGAGCAACTTCGTAATTTTTTTGTTGAACAAGGCGATAAGGC from Tamlana crocina includes:
- the rsgA gene encoding ribosome small subunit-dependent GTPase A, which gives rise to MTGRVYKSTGSWYTVKTELGKTYECRIKGKFRIKGIKSTNPIAVGDVVDFELEVDNNQESGIIHHIQDRKNYIVRKSVNLSKQTHVIAANLDMVFLMITINNPPTLTSFIDRFLVTAEAYSVKTVLLFNKIDAYDQDTLDEVRYLAHVYRKIGYECIGVSAKTGKNVDKVKALMQDKVSMFSGHSGVGKSTLVNAIEPNLNLKTKEISSQHMQGQHTTTFAEMFDLSFGAKIIDTPGIKGFGIVDMDKEEVGDYFPEFFALKQDCKFNNCLHINEPKCAVKNALEEGEIEYTRYRSYLQIIEGEDEHYRTDIWDKE
- the dtd gene encoding D-aminoacyl-tRNA deacylase; amino-acid sequence: MKVVIQRVTKASVTIEGQKVASINKGLLILLGIVNEDTTEDIKWLSNKIANLRIFNDENGVMNQSIKETNGDAIAVSQFTLYAATKKGNRPSYIKAANPDVAIPLYEAFVKQLESDLGKTVQTGEFGADMKVELLNDGPVTIIIDSKNKE
- a CDS encoding metal-dependent hydrolase, giving the protein MASVFGHGAVGFTLAKILDNKNSKWLLLAAIFSTILPDFDVIGFQLGIHYEHLLGHRGFTHSIVFALIWALILMFSFGKNNRALWFTIIFLSTLSHGLLSAMTSGERVLGA
- a CDS encoding nucleotide pyrophosphohydrolase, with translation MEIKNAQIVVDDWIKNHGVRYFNELTNMAQLTEEVGEVARIIARRYGEQSEKESDKDKDLGEELADVLFVVLCLANQTGVDLQAAFDKRMDKKAKRDHDRHHNNQKLK
- a CDS encoding 3-phosphoshikimate 1-carboxyvinyltransferase, whose product is MNITLHKSEITNRQSEVTITGSKSESNRLLLLQALYPEFKLENVSNSDDSNLMTNALSSEEKIVDIHHAGTAMRFLTAYFSIQEGRETILTGSKRMKERPIKILVEALKELGADISYEENEGYPPIKLQGKKLTKNKVSLQANVSSQYISALLLIASKLENGIELTLQGEITSVPYIKMTLALLDEIGIESSFIGNTIIVKPTTNNQQPKTLTVESDWSSASYYFSIVALCQPSTEITLSSYKEHSLQGDSSLVEIYKHFGVSTIFNGNSMTLKKEGNEVKPLALDLVNAPDIAQTIAVTCFALGISCDLTGLHTLKIKETDRLVALKTEIEKLGGEVEITDKSLHLSASKTIKEMVPIATYNDHRMAMAFAPLALKTNLIIEDAMVVSKSYPTFWDDLESIGFQISK
- the queA gene encoding tRNA preQ1(34) S-adenosylmethionine ribosyltransferase-isomerase QueA produces the protein MKLSNFGFDLPNELLAEYPAENRDESRLMVLNRKEQTIEHKMFKDLIDYFNEDDVLILNNTKVFPARLYGNKEKTGARIEVFLLRELNEEQRLWDVLVDPARKIRIGNKLYFGDDETLVAEVIDNTTSRGRTLRFLYDGSYREFRLKLNELGETPLPKYIKRDVEPEDEDRYQTIFAKNEGAVAAPTAGLHFSKHLLKRLEIKGINFAEVTLHVGLGTFNPVEVEDLSKHKMDSEELKIDEKAVQTVNKAIQEKRRVCAVGTTAMRAIESAVSSNGMLNEFEGWTNKFIFPPYDFSIANCMVTNFHTPKSTLLMMVSAFAGHDFIKRAYEEAVKEKYKFYSYGDAMLIL